A region from the Kribbella shirazensis genome encodes:
- a CDS encoding MFS transporter, whose amino-acid sequence MTVTETRRELPSTPELTHREILEILIGLLAALFTAMLSSTIVSNALPTIIADLEGTQTQYTWVLTASLLATTVSTPIWGKLADLMSKKLLVQVAISVFVIGSALAGLSHNVPFLIGARVLQGLAMGGLMALAQAIIGAAIPPRSRGRYSGYMGAVMAVATVSGPLIGGVIVDTDWLGWRWCFYVCVPLAVVSLVILQKYLHLPVLKREVRIDYLGAVLISIAASLPLLWVTFAGSDFAWMSWQSALFVGGTLLFGFLAVLVESRTPEPLVPLKVVRERTTVLAIVASLAVGVAMFGSALFLGQYFQIARGYSPTEAGLLTIPMMLGSFIGSAGSGQLITRYGKWKRYLVVGGVLLLGGLLILGTIDHTTQYWLVGLGMLALGLGTGMTMQNLVLAVQNTVDVTQIGASSATVAFFRSLGGAVGVSVLGAVLAARVKDLIIAGVLAGPNGAEAARKLQEGGSGGTSLLDVNHLPPQLAELVRHAYGDATGRIFLIAAACAVVSLVAVVFIKEVPLRKTVAKLDPVEDLVED is encoded by the coding sequence ATGACAGTCACCGAGACCCGGCGCGAGCTGCCCAGTACGCCGGAACTCACCCACCGCGAGATCCTCGAGATCCTGATCGGTCTGCTCGCCGCGCTGTTCACGGCGATGCTGAGCTCGACCATCGTCAGCAACGCCCTGCCGACGATCATCGCCGACCTCGAAGGCACCCAGACGCAGTACACCTGGGTCCTCACCGCGAGCCTGCTGGCCACCACGGTGTCCACCCCGATCTGGGGCAAGCTCGCCGACCTGATGAGCAAGAAACTGCTGGTCCAGGTGGCGATTTCGGTCTTCGTGATCGGGTCCGCATTGGCCGGCCTGTCCCACAACGTGCCGTTCCTGATCGGGGCCCGGGTGCTCCAGGGTCTCGCGATGGGCGGCCTGATGGCGCTCGCGCAGGCCATCATCGGTGCCGCGATCCCACCCCGCTCGCGGGGCCGGTACTCCGGTTACATGGGCGCCGTCATGGCAGTCGCGACCGTCAGCGGCCCACTCATCGGCGGCGTCATCGTCGACACCGACTGGCTCGGCTGGCGCTGGTGCTTCTATGTCTGCGTCCCGCTGGCCGTGGTCAGTCTGGTGATCCTGCAGAAGTACCTGCACCTGCCGGTGCTCAAGCGTGAGGTCCGGATCGACTACCTCGGCGCCGTCCTGATCAGCATCGCGGCCAGCCTGCCGTTGCTGTGGGTCACCTTCGCCGGCTCTGACTTCGCCTGGATGTCCTGGCAGTCCGCGCTGTTCGTCGGCGGCACGCTGCTGTTCGGGTTCCTCGCCGTACTGGTCGAGAGCCGCACTCCCGAGCCGCTGGTCCCGCTGAAGGTCGTGCGGGAGCGGACCACCGTGCTCGCGATCGTAGCGAGCCTCGCAGTTGGCGTCGCGATGTTCGGCAGCGCGCTGTTCCTCGGCCAGTATTTCCAGATCGCCCGCGGTTACAGCCCCACCGAGGCCGGCCTGCTGACGATCCCGATGATGCTCGGTTCGTTCATCGGCTCGGCGGGTTCGGGTCAGCTGATCACCCGCTACGGCAAGTGGAAGCGGTACCTCGTGGTGGGCGGCGTCCTGCTGCTCGGCGGTCTGCTGATCCTCGGCACGATCGACCACACCACGCAGTACTGGCTCGTCGGGCTGGGCATGCTGGCGCTGGGTCTCGGCACCGGTATGACGATGCAGAACCTGGTGCTCGCCGTACAGAACACCGTCGACGTCACGCAGATCGGCGCGTCCTCGGCGACCGTCGCGTTCTTCCGCAGTCTGGGTGGTGCGGTCGGCGTCTCCGTGCTCGGTGCGGTTCTCGCGGCGCGGGTCAAGGACCTGATCATCGCCGGTGTGCTCGCCGGCCCGAACGGTGCCGAGGCGGCGCGCAAACTGCAGGAGGGCGGTTCCGGCGGCACGAGTCTGCTGGACGTCAACCACCTCCCGCCGCAGCTGGCCGAGCTGGTGCGGCACGCGTACGGCGACGCGACCGGGCGGATCTTCCTGATCGCGGCCGCCTGTGCAGTGGTCAGCCTGGTCGCGGTCGTGTTCATCAAGGAGGTCCCGCTCCGCAAGACCGTCGCGAAGCTCGACCCGGTCGAGGACCTCGTCGAGGACTAG
- a CDS encoding MarR family winged helix-turn-helix transcriptional regulator, which produces MQLAQEPLVPGVERDAAAWELLEGVSSLVRAVRCIEHRQLTNDGGLRRSDASVLKVLLKGGEQRGGEIAAKLGVDASVVSRQLTALEADGLVSRRPDPADARVGLVSLAPRGKAQLEALYSSYTQQLRTALSDLDDDALVAAAATLQRVATAITEANKVVRRPQSTGE; this is translated from the coding sequence ATGCAACTAGCTCAGGAACCTCTCGTCCCGGGGGTAGAGCGGGATGCGGCCGCCTGGGAGCTTCTCGAAGGGGTCAGTTCCCTGGTGCGGGCCGTGCGGTGTATCGAGCATCGGCAGCTGACGAACGACGGCGGACTGCGCCGGTCGGACGCGAGTGTGCTGAAGGTGCTGCTGAAGGGCGGTGAGCAGCGCGGTGGCGAGATCGCCGCCAAGCTCGGCGTCGACGCCTCGGTGGTGAGCCGGCAGCTGACCGCGCTGGAGGCCGACGGACTGGTGAGCCGTCGGCCGGATCCGGCCGATGCTCGCGTCGGGCTGGTCAGCCTCGCACCCCGGGGGAAGGCCCAGTTGGAGGCGCTCTACTCGTCCTACACCCAGCAGCTGAGAACCGCCTTGTCGGACCTCGACGACGACGCGCTGGTCGCGGCCGCTGCCACCCTGCAGCGGGTCGCGACCGCGATCACCGAGGCGAACAAGGTCGTGAGGCGTCCACAATCAACAGGAGAGTGA
- a CDS encoding MarR family winged helix-turn-helix transcriptional regulator, which translates to MQVERSEELVAAIEQELSALFRRSRSASLRLARRVHPELDAAGYALISQIELGTGGGAGVRASDVAQVLGLDKSTVSRGITHLENLGLIERVGDPADGRARLLRLTTTGAERFEAMRTQRQTEFRAILDRWNPTDLADLGRLLNRLNADLG; encoded by the coding sequence ATGCAGGTCGAGCGGTCGGAGGAGTTGGTTGCGGCGATCGAGCAGGAGCTGTCCGCCCTGTTCCGCCGTTCGCGCTCCGCGTCCCTGCGCCTGGCTCGCCGCGTTCACCCGGAGCTGGACGCCGCCGGGTACGCCCTGATCTCCCAGATCGAGCTGGGGACGGGCGGCGGCGCCGGCGTCCGCGCGTCCGACGTCGCCCAGGTGCTCGGCCTCGACAAGTCGACCGTCAGCCGCGGCATCACCCACCTCGAGAACCTCGGCCTGATCGAGCGGGTCGGCGACCCCGCCGACGGCCGCGCCCGCCTGCTCCGCCTCACCACCACCGGCGCCGAACGCTTCGAGGCCATGCGCACGCAGCGCCAGACCGAGTTCCGCGCCATCCTCGACCGCTGGAACCCCACCGACCTCGCCGACCTCGGCCGCCTCCTGAACCGCCTGAACGCCGACCTGGGCTGA
- the hisF gene encoding imidazole glycerol phosphate synthase subunit HisF, which translates to MSLAVRVIPCLDVDAGRVVKGVNFADLRDAGDPVEMAQVYDAEGADELTFLDITASSGSRETTYDVVRRTAEQVFIPLTVGGGVREATDVDRLLRAGADKVGINTGAIARPEVIREIAHRFGNQVLVLSLDVRRSAEQPSGFEVTTHGGRRSAGLDAIEWAQRGCELGAGEILLNSMDADGTKQGFDLELIKAVRDVVDVPLIASGGAGAPEHFPPAVQAGADAVLAASVFHFGDFRIADVKKALRDAGIVVR; encoded by the coding sequence GTGAGTCTTGCCGTGCGAGTCATTCCCTGTCTGGACGTCGATGCCGGGCGGGTGGTCAAGGGTGTCAACTTCGCGGATCTGCGCGACGCCGGCGATCCGGTCGAGATGGCGCAGGTGTACGACGCGGAGGGTGCGGACGAGCTCACCTTCCTCGACATCACCGCGTCGTCGGGCTCGCGCGAGACGACGTACGACGTGGTCCGGCGCACCGCGGAACAGGTCTTCATCCCGTTGACGGTGGGCGGCGGCGTCCGCGAGGCGACCGACGTGGACCGGCTGCTGCGGGCGGGTGCGGACAAGGTCGGGATCAACACCGGAGCGATCGCGCGGCCGGAGGTGATCCGCGAGATCGCGCACCGGTTCGGGAACCAGGTCCTGGTGCTGTCCCTCGACGTACGGCGGTCCGCGGAGCAGCCGAGCGGGTTCGAGGTCACGACCCACGGCGGTCGCCGCTCGGCGGGGCTCGATGCGATCGAGTGGGCGCAGCGCGGGTGCGAGCTCGGCGCGGGGGAGATCCTGCTGAACTCGATGGACGCCGACGGGACGAAGCAGGGCTTCGACCTCGAGCTGATCAAGGCGGTCCGTGACGTGGTCGACGTACCGCTGATCGCCAGCGGGGGAGCGGGCGCCCCCGAGCACTTCCCGCCCGCGGTGCAGGCCGGCGCGGACGCCGTACTCGCCGCCAGCGTGTTCCACTTCGGCGACTTCCGGATCGCCGACGTGAAGAAGGCCCTCCGCGACGCGGGGATTGTGGTCCGGTGA
- a CDS encoding lysophospholipid acyltransferase family protein, with the protein MGNSVVKFGRETVRDVKQVARGWRWGRRAQVPRSAEPYVIPKETTVFPTKWARTPAAIAVRDLIQKGPLNAVLNFEVSPRVSGLDSLLKLDGPALIVANHSSHLDTPLLLLSLPDAMRRRTAFAAAADYFFDTWWRAAGSAIVFNTFPIERRGGKMSSTPGDLLADGWNVVVFPEGTRSPDGWVQRFRMGAAYLAVEHDVPVIPVGIKGSFAAMPRGRGWPIPGRPAVHVRYGDPLRPAEGESARDFAPRIAAAVSALLDEESTTWYESRRRAAIGASPSQTGPEAARWRRVWESTRPMRSTDNRRRAWK; encoded by the coding sequence ATGGGCAACAGCGTGGTGAAGTTCGGCCGCGAGACCGTGCGCGACGTGAAGCAGGTCGCGCGCGGCTGGCGCTGGGGCCGGCGCGCGCAGGTGCCGCGGTCCGCCGAGCCGTACGTGATCCCCAAGGAGACCACGGTCTTCCCGACCAAGTGGGCCCGGACGCCGGCCGCGATCGCGGTCCGCGACCTGATCCAGAAGGGCCCGCTGAACGCCGTCCTGAACTTCGAGGTCAGCCCGCGGGTCAGCGGCCTGGACTCGCTGCTCAAGCTCGATGGGCCGGCGCTCATCGTGGCGAACCACTCGTCGCACCTCGACACCCCGTTGCTGCTGCTGTCGCTGCCGGACGCGATGCGCCGGCGGACGGCGTTCGCGGCGGCCGCCGACTACTTCTTCGACACGTGGTGGCGGGCGGCCGGGTCGGCGATCGTGTTCAACACGTTCCCGATCGAGCGCCGCGGCGGCAAGATGAGTTCCACACCCGGCGACCTGCTCGCCGACGGGTGGAACGTCGTGGTGTTCCCGGAAGGGACGCGCTCGCCGGACGGCTGGGTGCAGCGGTTCCGGATGGGCGCGGCGTACCTCGCCGTCGAACACGACGTCCCGGTGATCCCGGTCGGCATCAAGGGTTCGTTCGCCGCGATGCCCCGCGGCCGCGGCTGGCCGATCCCCGGCCGCCCCGCGGTGCACGTCCGGTACGGCGACCCGCTGCGACCCGCCGAAGGTGAGAGCGCCCGCGACTTCGCGCCCCGGATCGCCGCCGCGGTCTCGGCACTGCTCGACGAGGAGTCGACCACCTGGTACGAGTCCCGCCGGCGCGCCGCGATCGGCGCCTCGCCGTCCCAGACCGGCCCCGAAGCCGCCCGCTGGCGCCGCGTCTGGGAGTCCACCCGCCCCATGAGATCCACCGACAACCGCCGCCGCGCCTGGAAGTAA
- a CDS encoding lactate racemase domain-containing protein has translation MARPGFVLEVDDRTPPLIVHNGEGFLLERFPLGTRVVYPPEALPAVRDVDEAIQNALLNPIESEPLPELLRPGMRLTIAFDDISLPLPPMKKPDIRQRVIEAVLELAAQAGVDDVELISANALHRRLTPNELRDIVGERVFRSFFPDGKLYNFDAEDRDNLTHLGQTRHGEDVEISKRAAESDLLVYVNVNLVAMDGGHKSTSIGLASYKSLKHHHNSQTMIHSRSFMDHKASKMHHSAWRMGEVLTEHVKVFQIETTLSNDIFGGPIEFLQKREWEWSLKDQASMLGTKRALAAAPAKVRHKIFTDVRANYGLTGVNAGAIEPVHEKTLEMVHRQHLVEVQGQADVGVIGVPYLGPYNVNSVMNPILAACMGMGYHFNSYRGNPIVRKDGALILYHPVPYEFSQLHHPSYVDFFEEVLAESTDPATIEAKFEKQYAEDPWYIHLYRTSYAYHGVHPFYMWYWISHCLDHCGDVVWVGANRKTVERMGFRSASTLQDALEMVSHSVGRSPSITYLHNPPHLIADVR, from the coding sequence ATGGCTCGGCCAGGTTTCGTGCTTGAGGTGGACGACCGGACGCCGCCGCTGATCGTGCACAACGGCGAGGGGTTCCTGCTGGAGCGCTTCCCGCTCGGCACCCGGGTGGTGTACCCGCCGGAGGCGCTGCCCGCGGTCCGCGACGTCGACGAGGCGATCCAGAACGCGCTGCTGAACCCGATCGAGTCCGAGCCGCTGCCGGAGCTGCTGCGCCCCGGGATGCGGCTGACGATCGCGTTCGACGACATCTCGCTGCCGCTGCCCCCGATGAAGAAGCCGGACATCCGGCAGCGCGTCATCGAGGCGGTGCTGGAGCTGGCCGCGCAGGCCGGTGTCGACGACGTCGAGCTGATCTCGGCGAACGCGCTGCACCGCCGGCTGACCCCGAACGAGCTGCGCGACATCGTCGGCGAGCGCGTCTTCCGGTCGTTCTTCCCCGACGGCAAGCTGTACAACTTCGACGCCGAGGACCGCGACAACCTCACCCACCTGGGCCAGACCCGGCACGGCGAGGACGTCGAGATCTCCAAGCGGGCGGCCGAGTCCGACCTGCTCGTCTACGTGAACGTGAACCTGGTGGCGATGGACGGTGGCCACAAGTCCACCTCGATCGGCCTGGCGTCGTACAAGTCGCTGAAGCACCACCACAACAGCCAGACGATGATCCACTCGCGGTCGTTCATGGACCACAAGGCGTCGAAGATGCACCACTCCGCCTGGCGGATGGGTGAGGTGCTGACCGAGCATGTCAAGGTCTTCCAGATCGAGACCACGCTGAGCAACGACATCTTCGGCGGGCCGATCGAGTTCCTGCAGAAGCGCGAGTGGGAGTGGTCGCTCAAGGACCAGGCCTCGATGCTCGGCACCAAGCGGGCGCTCGCCGCCGCGCCGGCCAAGGTGCGGCACAAGATCTTCACCGACGTCCGCGCGAACTACGGGCTGACCGGCGTGAACGCGGGCGCGATCGAGCCGGTGCACGAGAAGACGCTCGAGATGGTGCACCGCCAGCACCTCGTCGAGGTCCAGGGGCAGGCCGACGTCGGCGTCATCGGCGTACCGTATCTCGGCCCGTACAACGTGAACTCGGTGATGAACCCGATCCTCGCCGCGTGCATGGGGATGGGCTACCACTTCAACTCCTACCGGGGGAACCCGATCGTCCGTAAGGACGGCGCGCTGATCCTCTACCACCCGGTGCCGTACGAGTTCAGCCAGCTGCACCACCCGTCGTACGTCGACTTCTTCGAGGAAGTGCTTGCCGAGAGCACCGATCCCGCGACGATCGAGGCGAAGTTCGAGAAGCAGTACGCCGAGGACCCGTGGTACATCCACCTGTACCGGACGTCGTACGCGTACCACGGCGTGCACCCGTTCTACATGTGGTACTGGATCAGCCACTGCCTCGACCACTGCGGTGACGTCGTCTGGGTCGGCGCGAACCGCAAGACCGTCGAGCGGATGGGCTTCCGGTCCGCGTCGACGCTGCAGGACGCGCTCGAGATGGTCAGCCACTCGGTCGGCCGGTCGCCGTCGATCACGTACCTGCACAACCCGCCGCACCTGATCGCGGACGTGCGCTGA
- a CDS encoding zinc-dependent alcohol dehydrogenase yields MMLALEMYRSPAKYLAAKAVGGRIPGVLTGPAAPLRLVTINEPKAEREGWARIRPILSGICGSDLGMVTGSTKLYFSAVVSMPFVPGHEIVGELLDDCEDLPKGTRVVMDSVLTCAARGVEPCEGCVSGNTNRCDRITVGHVAPGLQTGFCRDTGGGWGNLVVAHRSQLYAVPDGMSDERAVLVEPLAGAVHAALRAKVQPGQSVLVSGAGAVGLFTTLALRELTQAGRITVVAKHAKQRELARAFGASDVVAPDEVFRGVRRSTGAFRLKQDFSGGEFLLGGVDVAVDAVGSKNSIDTVLRVTKAGGRVVLSGMPASGADLSPVWFRELEVTGTYASAREEPNGRPAFETALELAGRAPLDGIVGARYPLYRWREALDHAHSAGRLGTVKVAFDVRAS; encoded by the coding sequence ATGATGCTCGCTCTCGAGATGTACCGGTCGCCGGCGAAGTACCTGGCGGCCAAGGCGGTCGGCGGCCGCATCCCCGGCGTCCTGACCGGGCCGGCCGCGCCGCTGCGCCTCGTCACCATCAACGAGCCCAAGGCCGAGCGGGAGGGCTGGGCGCGGATCCGCCCGATCCTGTCCGGCATCTGCGGCTCGGACCTCGGCATGGTGACCGGCTCGACCAAGCTGTACTTCTCCGCGGTCGTGTCGATGCCGTTCGTCCCCGGTCACGAGATCGTCGGCGAGCTGCTCGACGACTGCGAGGACCTGCCCAAGGGCACCCGCGTGGTGATGGACAGCGTCCTGACCTGCGCGGCCCGCGGCGTCGAGCCCTGTGAGGGCTGCGTTTCGGGCAACACCAACCGCTGCGACCGGATCACGGTCGGTCACGTGGCGCCGGGTCTGCAGACCGGTTTCTGCCGGGACACCGGCGGTGGCTGGGGCAACCTGGTGGTCGCACATCGCAGCCAGCTGTACGCCGTACCGGACGGAATGTCCGACGAGCGGGCCGTGCTCGTGGAACCGCTGGCGGGCGCGGTGCACGCCGCGCTGCGGGCCAAGGTCCAGCCGGGGCAGTCGGTGCTCGTCAGCGGTGCCGGCGCGGTCGGGCTGTTCACGACGCTCGCGCTGCGTGAGCTGACGCAGGCCGGGCGGATCACGGTGGTGGCCAAGCACGCGAAGCAGCGTGAACTCGCACGGGCGTTCGGCGCCAGTGACGTGGTCGCTCCGGACGAGGTGTTCCGCGGCGTACGCCGGTCGACCGGAGCGTTCCGCCTGAAGCAGGACTTCAGCGGAGGCGAGTTCCTGCTCGGCGGTGTGGACGTCGCGGTCGACGCGGTCGGCAGCAAGAACTCGATCGACACCGTGCTGCGGGTGACCAAGGCCGGCGGTCGCGTGGTGCTGTCCGGGATGCCTGCCAGCGGCGCGGACCTGTCGCCGGTGTGGTTCCGCGAGCTCGAGGTCACCGGCACGTACGCCTCCGCGCGGGAGGAACCGAACGGCCGCCCGGCGTTCGAGACCGCGCTGGAACTCGCCGGCCGGGCCCCGCTGGACGGGATCGTCGGGGCCCGCTATCCGCTGTACCGCTGGCGCGAGGCTTTGGACCACGCGCATTCGGCCGGCCGACTCGGCACGGTCAAGGTCGCATTCGATGTGAGGGCCTCATGA
- a CDS encoding HAD-IB family hydrolase, giving the protein MRLADKLKDKKVLVTGVTGFVGEALLHRIIGELPGTTVAAIIRPKGSLTGVDRMAQLLRKDIFKPFYGEGTPYADAEALTAARVQVIEGDLSDVPELPKDLDIVVHCAGDVSFDPPIHEAFTTNVLGTKSLLERIVETGRPVHYVHISTAYTAGRRRGAIPEAPVDHFVDWRTEAEAGMAMKARIEEQSRSAPMLAKFRKEAEKLHRRAGHLTAAADTERRRNEWVAKRLVETGTERARSLGWTDCYTFTKALGERVVEEFAGTLPTSIVRPAIIESAVQSPHPGWIEGFKMAEPLILAYGRGELPEFPASPDSVIEIIPVDHVVGAICAVMGTEPELNKPEYYHIGSGARNPLTFEQLYAGVREYFSKHPFDLGERGAVRLPVWKFPGGDSVETMLRYGERAHKIADTIITHVPRGEKTRKYARELDVQKRRLDFLRRYMDLYSEYAQAELQFVDDNVLALHNALEGDDKEKFACDTSVVDWQYYLQELHCPSVTESMRRLDVVRKKRNKALAESAGVLKKVEPHADSQVIAAFDMDGTLLSSNVIETYLWMRLPELDSHQRVGEIGAMLRKLPKLIAAERKDRGTFLRTIYRRYAGADLEELNQIVDEILAEHVLERLSGAAVRRIREHRAAGHKTILITGAVRPLTRPLEPLFDEIVAAELAVDDRGRCTGFLSGPPLVGESRAAWIKHHARQTNIDLSKSYAYADSHSDLPMLSVVGNPVAVSPDVSLFRAARASRWQIVDWKTPSTSSRLELPGVQRSGGLAR; this is encoded by the coding sequence GTGAGGCTGGCCGACAAGCTCAAGGACAAGAAGGTCCTGGTCACCGGTGTCACCGGTTTCGTCGGTGAGGCGCTGCTGCACCGGATCATCGGCGAGCTGCCCGGCACCACGGTGGCCGCGATCATCCGGCCGAAGGGCTCGCTCACCGGTGTGGACCGGATGGCGCAGCTGCTGCGGAAGGACATCTTCAAGCCGTTCTACGGCGAGGGCACGCCGTACGCCGACGCGGAGGCGCTGACCGCGGCCCGGGTCCAGGTGATCGAGGGCGACCTGTCCGACGTACCCGAGCTCCCCAAGGATCTCGACATCGTCGTGCACTGCGCCGGTGACGTGAGCTTCGACCCGCCGATCCACGAGGCGTTCACGACCAACGTGCTCGGCACCAAGAGCCTGCTCGAGCGGATCGTGGAGACGGGCCGGCCGGTGCACTACGTGCACATCTCGACGGCGTACACGGCCGGCCGCCGGCGCGGCGCGATCCCGGAGGCGCCGGTCGACCATTTCGTCGACTGGCGGACCGAGGCCGAGGCCGGGATGGCGATGAAGGCCCGGATCGAGGAGCAGTCCCGGTCCGCGCCGATGCTGGCGAAGTTCCGCAAGGAGGCCGAGAAGCTGCACCGCCGCGCCGGTCACCTGACGGCCGCGGCGGACACCGAGCGGCGGCGGAACGAATGGGTCGCGAAGCGGCTCGTCGAGACCGGCACCGAGCGCGCCCGCAGCCTCGGCTGGACCGACTGCTACACGTTCACCAAGGCACTCGGTGAGCGGGTCGTCGAGGAGTTCGCGGGCACGCTGCCGACGTCGATCGTCCGGCCGGCGATCATCGAGTCCGCGGTGCAGAGCCCGCACCCGGGCTGGATCGAGGGCTTCAAGATGGCCGAGCCGCTGATCCTGGCCTACGGCCGCGGCGAGCTGCCGGAGTTCCCCGCGAGTCCGGACTCCGTCATCGAGATCATCCCGGTCGACCACGTGGTCGGCGCGATCTGCGCGGTGATGGGGACCGAGCCCGAACTGAACAAGCCGGAGTACTACCACATCGGCTCCGGCGCCCGGAACCCGCTGACCTTCGAGCAGCTGTACGCCGGCGTCCGCGAGTACTTCTCCAAGCACCCGTTCGACCTCGGCGAGCGCGGCGCCGTACGGCTGCCGGTCTGGAAGTTCCCCGGCGGCGACTCGGTCGAGACGATGCTGCGGTACGGCGAACGCGCGCACAAGATCGCCGACACGATCATCACGCACGTCCCGCGGGGCGAGAAGACCCGGAAGTACGCCCGCGAGCTCGACGTCCAGAAGCGCCGGCTGGACTTCCTGCGGCGCTACATGGACCTGTACTCCGAGTACGCCCAGGCCGAACTGCAGTTCGTCGACGACAACGTCCTCGCCCTGCACAACGCGCTCGAGGGAGACGACAAGGAGAAGTTCGCCTGCGACACCTCGGTCGTCGACTGGCAGTACTACCTGCAGGAGTTGCACTGCCCGAGCGTCACCGAGTCGATGCGCCGCCTGGACGTCGTCCGGAAGAAGCGCAACAAGGCGCTCGCCGAGTCGGCGGGTGTGCTCAAGAAGGTCGAGCCGCACGCGGACAGCCAGGTGATCGCCGCGTTCGACATGGACGGCACGCTGCTGTCGTCGAACGTGATCGAGACCTACCTGTGGATGAGGCTGCCCGAGCTGGACAGCCACCAGCGGGTCGGCGAGATCGGCGCGATGCTGCGCAAGTTGCCGAAGCTGATCGCTGCCGAGCGCAAGGACCGCGGCACGTTCCTCCGCACGATCTACCGCCGGTACGCCGGCGCGGACCTGGAGGAGCTGAACCAGATCGTCGACGAGATCCTCGCCGAGCACGTGCTGGAGCGGCTCAGCGGCGCCGCCGTCCGGCGGATCCGCGAGCACCGCGCCGCCGGGCACAAGACGATCCTGATCACCGGCGCGGTCCGGCCGCTGACCCGGCCGCTCGAGCCGCTGTTCGACGAGATCGTCGCGGCTGAGCTGGCGGTCGACGACCGCGGGCGCTGCACCGGGTTCCTGTCCGGTCCGCCGCTGGTCGGTGAGTCGCGGGCCGCGTGGATCAAGCACCACGCGCGGCAGACCAACATCGACCTGTCCAAGTCGTACGCCTACGCCGACAGCCACTCGGACCTTCCGATGCTGTCTGTGGTCGGCAACCCGGTCGCGGTCTCGCCGGACGTGTCGCTCTTCCGGGCCGCCCGGGCTTCACGCTGGCAGATCGTCGACTGGAAGACCCCGTCCACCTCGTCCCGTCTGGAGCTGCCAGGGGTACAGCGTTCTGGAGGTCTGGCCCGATGA
- the priA gene encoding bifunctional 1-(5-phosphoribosyl)-5-((5-phosphoribosylamino)methylideneamino)imidazole-4-carboxamide isomerase/phosphoribosylanthranilate isomerase PriA, protein MSENLVLLPAVDVADGQAVRLVQGEAGSETSYGDPLAAAMAWQEAGAEWIHLVDLDAAFGRGSNRELLADVTGKLDVQVELSGGIRDDDSLEAALATGARRVNIGTAALEDPQWCDRIIQQYGDRVAIGLDVRGRTLAARGWTKEGGDLYEVLERLEAAGCERYVVTDVTKDGMLQGPNLDLYRDLCARTDKPIIASGGVSSLDDLRALSTLVEDGVEGVIVGKALYAGAFTLTEALELTRGGDK, encoded by the coding sequence ATGTCTGAGAACCTGGTGCTGCTGCCTGCCGTCGACGTGGCGGACGGGCAGGCGGTCCGGCTGGTGCAGGGCGAGGCCGGGAGCGAGACGTCGTACGGCGATCCGCTGGCCGCGGCGATGGCCTGGCAGGAGGCCGGCGCGGAGTGGATCCACCTCGTCGACCTGGACGCGGCGTTCGGTCGCGGCAGCAACCGTGAGCTGCTCGCCGACGTGACCGGCAAGCTCGACGTACAGGTCGAGCTGTCCGGCGGCATCCGCGACGACGACTCCCTGGAAGCCGCGCTGGCGACCGGCGCGCGCCGGGTGAACATCGGCACCGCCGCCCTCGAGGACCCGCAGTGGTGCGACCGGATCATCCAGCAGTACGGCGACCGCGTCGCGATCGGTCTGGACGTCCGCGGCCGCACGCTGGCCGCCCGCGGCTGGACCAAGGAAGGCGGCGACCTGTACGAGGTGCTCGAGCGGCTCGAGGCGGCCGGCTGCGAGCGGTACGTCGTCACCGACGTCACCAAGGACGGCATGCTGCAGGGCCCGAACCTGGACCTGTACCGCGATCTGTGTGCGCGCACCGACAAGCCGATCATCGCGTCCGGCGGCGTCTCCAGCCTCGACGACCTGCGCGCCCTGAGCACGCTGGTCGAGGACGGCGTCGAGGGCGTCATCGTCGGCAAGGCCCTGTACGCCGGCGCGTTCACCCTGACCGAGGCACTCGAGCTCACGCGTGGAGGCGACAAGTGA